In Deltaproteobacteria bacterium, one genomic interval encodes:
- the tyrS gene encoding tyrosine--tRNA ligase → MSPEEQLEHLKRGAVEIISEEELLRKLRKGTPLRVKAGFDPTAPDLHLGHTVLIQKMKQFQELGHQVVFLIGDFTGMIGDPSGKSEMRKQLSREEVLENATTYKEQIFKILDPETTLVDFNSRWMERLGAAGLLDLSGKYTVARMLERDDFKKRYHAREPIGIHEFMYPLIQGYDSVMLEADVELGGTDQKFNLLVGRELQREADMEPQVVCMMPLLEGTDGVHKMSKSLDNHIGIAAPPEEMYGRTMSISDDLMWRYAELLSDRTMEDIGGEKSAVADGSVHPMNVKKALAAEIVTRFHGHEAAKSAQEYFETRHQRRNIPRDIRKSFSPPDRIWVCQLLLDLDFARSRSDARRLVAQRAVRVDGAVVDDPNFEFHKDVHRVVEVGKNRIAQVE, encoded by the coding sequence ATGAGCCCTGAAGAGCAACTGGAGCACCTGAAGCGCGGCGCGGTGGAGATCATTTCGGAGGAAGAGCTTCTCCGAAAACTCAGGAAAGGGACGCCTCTACGGGTCAAGGCGGGTTTCGACCCCACGGCGCCGGATCTGCACCTCGGCCACACCGTGCTCATCCAGAAGATGAAGCAGTTCCAGGAACTCGGCCACCAGGTAGTCTTTCTCATCGGTGATTTCACGGGGATGATCGGCGACCCGTCGGGCAAGTCCGAGATGCGCAAGCAACTCAGTCGAGAGGAGGTCCTGGAGAACGCGACCACGTACAAGGAGCAGATCTTCAAGATCCTGGATCCCGAGACCACGCTGGTGGACTTCAACAGCCGCTGGATGGAGCGGCTCGGGGCGGCCGGCCTGCTGGATCTGAGTGGCAAATACACCGTGGCCCGGATGCTGGAGCGGGACGACTTCAAGAAGCGGTACCACGCACGGGAACCCATCGGCATCCACGAGTTCATGTATCCCCTGATCCAGGGATACGACTCCGTGATGCTCGAAGCGGACGTCGAGTTGGGCGGGACCGATCAGAAATTCAACCTGCTGGTGGGGCGTGAGCTTCAGCGGGAGGCAGACATGGAACCTCAGGTAGTCTGCATGATGCCGCTGCTGGAGGGCACCGACGGCGTTCACAAGATGAGCAAGAGCCTCGACAACCACATCGGCATCGCCGCGCCTCCGGAAGAGATGTACGGCAGGACGATGTCGATTTCGGACGATCTCATGTGGCGCTACGCCGAGCTCCTGAGCGATCGCACGATGGAGGACATCGGCGGTGAGAAGTCCGCGGTGGCGGACGGTTCCGTTCATCCCATGAACGTGAAGAAGGCCCTCGCCGCGGAGATCGTGACGCGGTTTCACGGGCACGAGGCCGCCAAGTCGGCCCAGGAGTATTTCGAGACGCGGCATCAGCGCCGGAACATCCCGCGGGACATCCGCAAGAGCTTCTCGCCGCCCGATAGGATCTGGGTCTGCCAGTTGTTGCTGGACCTGGATTTCGCCCGGTCCAGGAGCGACGCGCGCCGCCTGGTGGCGCAACGCGCCGTGCGCGTGGACGGCGCCGTGGTGGACGATCCCAACTTCGAGTTCCACAAGGACGTCCACCGGGTGGTGGAGGTGGGCAAGAACCGTATCGCCCAGGTGGAGTAA